One Longimicrobium sp. genomic window, CAAGGTCAGAAGCTGATGCCGATGCCGAACGCCCGGTAGCTCCCGGTCGTGAGCGCCGCGCGCAGCGTGCCGCCCACCGGCAGCGACACGTCGACGCCCCAGTCCACCACCGCGCTTCCCTCCCACGGCCCCACGTAGGGAGCTGGGCCGGAGTGATGCTCCAGCACCACGCGCGGCGTCATGTACGGGCGAATGCTCCCGCCGTCATACGCGAGGCTGAAGCCCAGCGGTGCGCTGACCACCGTCTCGGCGTTCATCCCGACGCCCAGCCCCGCAACCAGCGACGCGCGCACGGGCCCGCCGGCCTGCGGGTTCAGCGGCATCGCGTAGTCGATCCCTGCCATATACGCGACCTCCCGCCCGGGACTGAGCATTCCCTCGCTGAACGGCCCGGTACCGATACCATCCATGATGCCCACCCGCAGCCGCAGATCGGCGACGCGCGAGAACGGCCGCACCGCCACCGCGATGCCCATCCCGGCGCCGTTCGCGTCGCTGGACAGGATTTCGAACCGGGACTGCTCCAGGGGCGAGCTGAACAGCGGCCCGCCCCACTGCTGCGCGTGTGCCGGCGCGGCGGCGAGAACGGCGGCGGCGATGGGAATCGAACGAGAAAGACGCATGGGCATGGCTCCGCGAAAGGATTGTGGACGGATACGGACGCATCAGGCTACACGCCACGAATCACCACGGTTCCCACGCAGAAAACCACCGGAAATCCAGCAAAGCCATCGGTGGAACGTTCCGACACGACCCACGAAACGTTCCAACTCTCCTCTGCGGTGCGCCCCGACTCGCCCGGCCGTGCGGATGCATGGTCTCATGCGTCACTTCCACACGGCCGCGGAAGCGTGTTCGGGACGAAGCGACACATCCGTGAGAGATGAAGTATAGAGTGCTGGCATCCCCTGCAGGGCGGTAGGTGTTCCCCGTCCGGGACGCACCTGCTCAGATCTCCGGAGTCGCTAACGCGGACAGGATTGTCGCTCCTCTGGGAGGGTTATCGGGACTTGAAGAACGCCGAACAAGGACCTTGCTCCGGCCCGCTCCCGATTTTAGCTATGTAGCCCCGAGGTGGCATCGGTCCTGAAAGCAGAGGTGCTGCGATGAAAGAAATTTTGAGTTGGGCACCAATAATCTGGACGGCTCGTATCCTCCTCCTGATTCTCATGGGAGGAACAGGTTATATATTTCTGCTATTTCTCCTTCGATTCCTCAATTGGAAGACAATCAAGGGTATGGCCCTTGCTTCGCCACCAGAGATCGAATCGGTGGGAGGAGAATTTGCGGGTGCGAAAGCAGAGGTTAAACTTGTGGCTCAAGGTCGGCAATTGACCTCGATCGAGCAACGAGTGATGGATGTCGAGGAGAGCCACGCAGCGTTGGTCGAGGCGGTAAAGCAGATGCGAGGCGAAGGTGGGAAAGCCAAGAGAAGGGGGTGAGTCCAATGGAGCGCATTGACGAACTACTCGAAAAAGCTACCCCGAATCTGGCGCGGCGGGAGCGGTTGCGAAACATCTATTCGGAATGGGAGCGAGCCAAGAGCGTCGTCGGCTCGCGAGATCGCGTACATATTCCCATCCTCATTCGCGAGGAACCGCAGCCCGATGTAGCAGGGGTGGTTATTTCCGCCGTAGACGCAGAGGAATTCAAACAGATTCGTGAAGAACTCGCGGACGCTGGAGTCCCTGCGGAGTACGAACCCGGCCACTAAGCTGGGCGGAATCGTGGAAACCCGGTCCTGGGGGCTGGTTGATCGGGTAAGTCCGTCCGTCGTAGGATCCGTCTTTACGACCGGCCCTTTCGGGGCCGGTCGTTTTTCGTTACGCAACGCCGCCTTTTAGGAACAGCCTTTTTTCAGTTGCCGGTTGTTCTTATTTGACCGCCGTGTAGATCACGCTGAAGGTTCCCTCCGAATCTGCATAGATAGAGCCGTTCGCCGCGCCGTCCTTGCGGAACGACATTTCCAGGTCGCCCTGCTGCATCCCCGCGTCGGTAGCGTCGACCGTGTAGCCCTGCGCGGTGAGCTTGGCCCGGTAGTGCTCCAGCAACGCATTCTGAGTGGTGCCGCCGCCGGTGAAGTACGTGGTGTCCAACTCGTTGCTGCCGCAGAGCTGCGCGCCCGCGGGCGGCTCGGGAAAGTCCGCCGGGAGGGTGCCGCGGTCGCCGGGCTTCAGACGCAGCTGCTTCTCGACAGCCGTGCCGAAGCCATAGCTCGCGCACGAGCCCCCGCCCGTGGCCGGCGCCGCGGCGGTCGCGGGCGCCGGCGACGCGGTCGTTGTCTCCGCACCGGTACCGTTGGACGCGTCCGACGCAGCCTCCTCGTCCCCACCGCACGCGGCAAGGGTCAGCACAAGGACAGCGAGCGGGAGGATACGGCGGATGATGTAATTCATCGCTGATGCGGGGGCCAGGTGGATCGTGGGAGGCGAGCGCGGGATTTCCCCGGGTGCGGGCGGGAATGGAGAAGATAGGCAGCTCTCCGGCGCCGAACAATCTTTCTCGCGCACCTCAGGCTGCCAGATTCGGCCGCGGGGCGGGCCTCCGCCCGGTGTCATACATTACCGCCGGGGGGAGTTCGATCTCCGCGATCAGGAAAAGCGGATCTCAGGCGGCACCGGCTCGGAGGAGTGATCAGCCCTCGTTCTCCGGCAACTCAAGCCGGGTGGCGCGCTCCAGCACGGCTCGCCAATCACTGTCGGCGAGCCCGGCTTCCACCAGTAGATCTCGCCAGTCAACAGCCGCTTGGGCGAGCGCCGCATCGAGCTGTACACGATCTCCCCTGGAGCACAGAAGTGCGGCCATCTGTACACGTTCGCGAAGTTCAGCCCAGCGTTGTTCCGCTGGCGGGTCGCGCATCATCCCCAGCTGCTCCAGAACGCTGGCATGGTCCGCCGGAAACGCGGCCGCAACGTGTTGCCTGACGAGCGGAGAAACACTTTGCATGAGACCTGACGCCTCAAGTTCAATGGCGTACGGGCCGATCGCGTGCGATCCGTCGCCGCCGGTCAGCCGGGCGGACGGAGTGGCGCGTGGGTGCGCCTCACACCGTGCCCAGCGCTCTCTCTTCGCATCGCCGTTTCAGCCCGGCCGCTTCCTGGGCAAGGTACCGCTCGCTGAGGCCCCGCATCACCCACCCGATGATCCGCCCCAGGAATCCGCCGAACGTCACCGACAGCGTCACGCGGGATCGGTGGCCCCCGGACATCGGCTCTGCCCAGTGGTTCGCTTCGACGGTCGCGCCAGGAGAGCGGCTGACGATGCGAAAACCCCGCCCCGGTTCGAGCGCCGTAACCGTCCACTCGGCGGGCGGCACCTTCGGCTGTACGATCCTAAGGCGGCCGCCTACCGCCAACGGCGCGCCCGCATCACCAAGGCGCTCTACGCGCGTGACCGTCGGCGTCCACTCGTGCCAGCGCTCCACCTCGCTCAGAACCGCGAAGACCACGTCCGGAGGAGCCTCGACCTCGCTCGTGATGGTGAATTGCATTCCTCGCCTCCGTGACAGTGTCCGTATGCACCTCAGGAGCATTCCTTCGGATGAACACCTACACTCCCGACACCGAGCCTTCTGGTCATCAGACATGAGCGGGCCCGCCCGTCGGCCCCTACGTCACGTCAGGGAGCCCGGACGGGTGCGGTGTGCTATGAACGCGGCCGATACGGTGCGAGGAGGGCGGACCGGCGCCGGCGGATCAGCTGCGCGCCGATGGCGAGCACCAGGAGCGTGGCCACGGCTACCGTGATGGCGAACGCCGTCCCCTGTCCCGGGCGCGGGCGCAGCGCCGGCATCCGGGTCGCAATCTCCGACACGGCCGCCGCGGCCAGCCCCACGTAGGACCACGTCATCCACTGGTAGTGCCGCTCGAGTGCGCGTGCACGTGCCACGGCATCGCGGCGCCCTCGTGCCCGGCGCGCTCCCAGAGCCGCGGCGGTGCCTGCCACGACAGTGACAAAGCTGAAGATGGCGCCCACGTGGAACGGTCCGAAACGCCCGAACAGGCGGTAGATCAGGAGCGCGGTCGCGTTGAGCAGGAGCATGCTCACCACGTATAGCCAGCCGACTTGCCGGTGGCGGCGCGTACCCTTGCGGGTAAGGAGCACCGCCGCGCCCGCAACGAGCGCGGTCGAAGCCGCGATGGTGTGGATCCAGCCGAGAGAGATCATGCCTGCCCTACGGCTGCTTGCCCCGGAAAGGTTCGCGCGCTGACTTCAACCGTCAGCCCAGGCGGGAGCGAGGCTCACACCACCCGACTCCGTCGTCGTTCCACGGCATCACGACCTTCGGACCCACCAGACATCCGAGCACGATCCCGATCATCGCGATATTCACCAGACTCCACCATCCAAACAGACGCCCGCGACGCTGTAATCCACACACGGCAGCCGCGGGAGGGATCGGAATGCCCCGGGGGGTGCCTCACTCCTCCGGTCGTCCATGGCCGCACGAGCCGTCAAGAGCGCCGTCG contains:
- a CDS encoding SRPBCC family protein, which encodes MQFTITSEVEAPPDVVFAVLSEVERWHEWTPTVTRVERLGDAGAPLAVGGRLRIVQPKVPPAEWTVTALEPGRGFRIVSRSPGATVEANHWAEPMSGGHRSRVTLSVTFGGFLGRIIGWVMRGLSERYLAQEAAGLKRRCEERALGTV
- a CDS encoding DUF2306 domain-containing protein; its protein translation is MISLGWIHTIAASTALVAGAAVLLTRKGTRRHRQVGWLYVVSMLLLNATALLIYRLFGRFGPFHVGAIFSFVTVVAGTAAALGARRARGRRDAVARARALERHYQWMTWSYVGLAAAAVSEIATRMPALRPRPGQGTAFAITVAVATLLVLAIGAQLIRRRRSALLAPYRPRS